The segment ggatgaaagacacaaatgtgagacaggaaaccatcaaaatcctagaggacaaaacaggcaacaacctctttgacctcagctgcagcaacttctttctagacatgtctgtggaggcaagggaaataaaagcaaaaatgaactactgggacatcaagataaaaatctgcacagtgaaggaaacaatcaacaaaacttaaaggcaagAAGATATTTGCCTTTaaagggagaagacatttgcaaatgacatttggttagtatccaaaatctataatgaacgtatcaaactcaacacccaaaaaacaaataatccagtgaagaaatgggcaaaagacatgaatagacacttcttcacagaaaacatccagatggccaaccgacaaatgaaaaagtgctcaacatcgcTCTTCACCagagaagtacaaatcaaaaccacaatgagataccacctcacaccagaatgagaatggctaaaattaacgactcaggtaacaacagatgttggtgaggatgtggagaaagaggatctcttttgcactgctggtgggaatgcaaactggtgcagccactctggaaaacagtatggaggttcctcaaaaaattaaaaatacaactatcctataactcagcaattgcactactaggtatatatccaagggatgTAGGTATGCTCtttagaaggggcacatgcaccccaatgtttatagcagcactatcaacaacagttaaaatatggaaagatcccaatgttcatgaactgatgaatggataaaggtgatatggtgtgtatatacaatgcaatattacttggtaatcaaaaagaatgaaatcttaccatttgcaaaaatgtgaatggaactagagtgtattatgctaagcacaataagtcagagaaagacagctatcacatgatttcactcatacatagaatttaagaaacagaacagatgaacataggggaggggaaggaaaatacgCTAAAAACAGAGTGGGAGGCaaacatcagagactcttaaatacagagaacaaactgggggttgctggaggggaagtgggcgGGGTGGATTGGGATAactggatgatgggcattaaggagggcacttgttgggatgagcactgggtattatatggaagtgatgaattactggattctacttctgaaaccaacagtacactgtatgttaactaacttgaatttaaataaataaatctaaaacaaaaaattctgagCTATAAGAAAGCATTATACATGAACTTAATTGCAGGATTTTAATGTATCGGTGGTATATACATAACGATGTATCTTAAATAAATGGTATGTTAgagtcaataaaatatttagctcCCATTGTCTCCTTctatattacattatttaatctagtatttatttcaattttttaagttcCTCAAATTATTCAGTATTATTTTAACTGTCTAATAGAACAAATGTTTTTTACATGCTTGCCAAGTGTCAGGCATTGTTCATATGTTTGAAAAGAAACAATCCAATTTGTCTGTGCCTTACTATCATCAGTTTCCAGGTATATATCTCATAAGGCTGCTATTAGGATTAAATTAATGCATGACAATATTTAAAACAGTGCCTTGCACTTAACGTTCAGATTCATAGGAAGTTGCCAAGATTGTACAGAGAGATCCTCTCTGCCTTTCATCCAGTTTTCCCCAATGGCTATGATTTACATGGCATATGATCAAAACCAAGAATCTGTCGCTGGTACAATGCATGCACGTAGTTCTCAGTAATTTTACCCCACATGTAAATTTGTGTTACTACCTCTATGACCAAGATATAGAACTATTCCCTCACCACAAAGATCTACCCTTTTGTAGTCACACCCTCCTTCTCCCGTACCATTCCTAACTTCTGGTAATCACAAATCTATTCTGTCTCTATAATTGTGTCATTTCAaggatgttatataaatggaattatacatggtgttttgagattggctttttcacttagcacatAGCATAGAGATCCATCCACGCTGTTGCACCTACCAATAGTTTGCTCTTTTGTGTTGCCAATAgcattctattgtatggatgtacccaGTTCGCATGACCATTCACCTATTGAGGAACATTTGTTTCCAAGTTTGGGGTATGGCAAATAATGCTGATATCAACAATTGTGAACAGTTTTTTAGGTCAACATAaatcttcctttctctgggataaatgtccAGGAGGGAAATTCCTGGGATGCATGTTAAGTGCATGCTTACTTTTCTATTTTAGCCtggactttttttaatgttttattatttatttctgagacagagagacacagagcatgagcagagaaggggcagagagagagggaaacacagaatccaaagcaggctccaggctctgagctgttagcacagagcctgacgcagggcttgaactcatgaactgtgagatcatgacctgagcctaagtcggatgcttaagcaactgagacacccaggcccccTAACCTGAACTTTTAACTAGGAATTTTactcttttatatataatatgattgCTGATGTAAACAGActtatttctatcttattttgTAAGCCCAATTTCCAAGTCTTGCTTGGtttctttattggttttcttggtttctttattattgtttcctttaaaacatttatgtatttcctttgttagattttttcctcttctggctTAAAATTAGATATTTCTTTATGAGctgttcttaattaaaaaaaaaccgaTAGGCTTAAATTTATACTTTCAAAGATGCATCTAGATAGCACATAAAATTTTCCTATTGCTATATCGTTATCACTCAAACCAGTATTAGTTTGCTGGAACTTCCATAACAAAACGCTACATACTGAGCAGggtaagcaacagaaatttattttctcacagttctggtggcTCTAAGTCCAAGCTCTTCTGAGGCCCCTATCCTTGGCTTGCAGATTGTCAccttcttgctctgtcctcacatggtctttcttctgtgcatgtgcctccctggtgtctcttccttttcctatGAGGAGAGCAGAGATACTGGATTAGGGTCCTACCCAAAGTGCCTCGCTGTAACTTAATAACCTCTTTAAAGACATTATTTCCAAATACGGTTATATTCTGAAGTCCTGGGGTTTGGGACTTCAACatgaattcatgaattcaacaTGAATTGGTGGGGGGACATAATTCAGTATACATTTAATATCATCTGGAATCTCAATGTTATTTTTAGGTTCACATCCTGGCTCTACCACCTACTAGCTCTGTGACAAATGGCAAGTTAttcaacttttctgtgcctcaggatTATCAGTTTATAGGTATATAGCTGACAGGATtgttaggaagattaaatgaatacTTACACGGTATTTAGAACAGTGTTTTGTACTTAGTTTCAGCTCAGCAATTATTGTCCACTACTGTCATTACCACCTGTACTAATATTTATGCTTAAGTCTTACATATAATGGTTCTCAATTATAGCAATATTGTTTTGTAACTGGCTTCTCTAACCGATATTACATCTAAAAATCTACTCCTATCTACTAAATTGATTTCTCTTCTTGTAAATTTTTTAGTGCTTTCGGAAAGGGCCAACACAACACTGAATAGGTTTTTGCTTTGCATCCACAAATAGTTAAGTCTATCTGGTATAGGAtgagaagatgaaaaatatttgtcTTGTATCTTTGAAGATgctgttctattttcttcttgcATCGAATGTGACTGATGAGATATCAGATATCAATGTTAATATCCTTctggaactttttaaaatgttctcttcatCCTTGGTTTTATGAAATTTATGCAAATcttttatcttatcttttcttGGTAGTTTTAATGGCTCATGACCCTTTACATCTGAGAACTAATATCTACTAACTTTCCTTTCACAATTTTGATCTCATTTTCCTTGTATTCTATATTCTGGAGGAATTACTGAGTTAATATTTCACCTTACCAGTGTATGGTTTTCATTTCGATTTTCATTGTGtccctcaagtttttttttatttcatctatctTATGTTTAGTTTAGCAAGCATCTAGCTAACTTTAAGCATGGCTGCAACATCTTCTCAGGTCACTCCAGAAATGAATTATACTGTTTCCTGAATGTGCAAATCTCTTCTCTGTGTTGTGCTTGATGTCTTTTCTTTCAAGTATTCACCTTTTTCAAATGATTGGTAATTTTGGTTACATATTCATCTTTGAATGTGAGATCTACTAGTAGCTTCCCTGTATAGACATACCTTATTTTATACTGTTTCACTTAATCgtgctttgcagatactgaatttttgttttgttttacaacaaCATTGaaagtttgtggcaaccctgcattgaATGATCTATTGATGCCATTTTtttcaacagcatttgctcacatTGTGTCAGTCACATTTTGCTAATTCTTGCACTATTTCAAACTtacatttgttatggtgatctatgAGCAATGATTATGATACACTGAAAAATTaccaatagattattttttaaatgtttatttttgagacagagagagcagatcaggggcagagagagagggggacagaggatctgaagcaggctcagtactgacagcagagagcctgatatggggcttaaactcacgaactgtgagatcatgacctgagtcaaagttgggtgcttaaccgactgagccacccaggtgccccagcaataaattatttttaagctaaggtgtaaacattattttttagatataatgctattgcacacttaatagactacaatcTTCTCAGGGCTCTCTCCCGAGCCAAGTATATGAAACTTTTGTGGCATTCCAGTCCTGAATTCATTTTGGACTGTAGTTTTCGAGTTTAATCTCCTCTCTTTTGATTTCAGTCTTTGGATTTTCTCACACTCTGTTGAAGGAAATTCTTCTTGTTTTCTGGCATGGTAAGGAAGTTTTATAAATCTCCTTCCAGACATTTCTGTGGACTTATTTTAGAGGGAAGGCTACAGCATGTGCCAAGTCCACCATTTTGAGTAAGTTTGACAGTTTTTCTTATTGTCAGCTTCCTACTTTCTGTTAGTATCTTGTTATCTCTTTATATTGTGAGTTACTTGTTTATCTTTTATCACTAGATCCTGTTTGGGTAATATCTGATAAAAGTTTCTCCTAGACTGGGTTGAGAATCTTGGACAGGTTCTTAACTTTCTACTCCTCTCCAGGCAGAATTTAGTGATCAGTAAGATGGGATATTAAGAGTACAAACTTCTTAGGGTTTTTGGTAGTTCCTTTAATCTGTTTCTTTCACTGAGgagaaatatgtgaaataaaatcaTTCAGTCTCCATACAAACTCTGTGTCTCCACCTTATCTTAAGAAGATTCATAGCAAAAGATAGAAATACTATTATTTCAACTGTTTTCCATCAGGGTATCCAGAAAATTCTCTTTGGTATCAATCATAGATCCTCGGCCTGTTTAATTCTGTTAATTTCCTAGAGTTTGTGATGACCTGAACAACTGCATCTGCAGTCTTTTATTATTACTCTCCAGAGGCAAGTTGATCTTACAGGAACACACTATCCAGGACTCTTTCAATTGTAGTTTCCAACTCATGCTAGTAGTTTCCATGACagctaaaggaaaaagaaaaaaagggaacttAATGAGTCATCTAGGGGTTCAAATAAGGTAAGCAAGTTCTCTAAGCCTCTAGGCTCTCCTCCTGTCCTCTTTCCTTAAATCCATTCTCAGACTGATTCATTTCACACTGTAGTCCCAAGAAGCTTAAGCCACACATGGGCTTCAGTGTTCAACTTTCACAATGAGAGGGGCCCACATCCTTCCAGAATTTATGTgtcacagaaaaaaacacaaagaagaacTCTGATGGACTCCATTGGGACCCATCACTTATGCGGTGGTAGAGTGCTTTGATGGATGAGTAGGATCCAAAAAGAGGGAGAACCCCATGTTTGAGAGTTCCACTGGTATGATATAAAGTGGAGTAAATGCAGTTCTCTAGGAAAACAGGGGCTCTGTTACTAGAAGGAGGAGTGTTGGTCAGGAGAGAAACAACAGATGTGCGGTACAAGAGGCAATACAGATGAAGGCAGCTAAGAGAGGGAGTCCCATTTCCTGCCTTTAATTCTTTGTTTAGGGAAGCTTTATCTGAAACTTTGTTCTATTCCTCACATGCGTCATAAGAGTTATTCGTTCATTCATGCAGTCATTCATTCAGTCCCAAACATGTATTGCATGCCCTCGGTTGAAAACTTGGAAATAACTAGGAATCCAAGCATGATCTCTGAGCTCCAAAGGTCAGGCATTGTTTATAAATGATAAAGGTATATTCCCTGCCCTcatgaaatatataatttagttTCAGTGTTATCTATGTTATCAGACACATACAGAATTATTTCTAATACATAACATCACAGCCATATGAAAATAGTGCTATGAGTGCACAGGAAAGGAGTGGTTGAGTATGCCTATATAGATCTGGGGCTTGAAGTTTGATGGTTCTCTTTAATTAGAGAATGCTATGAAggaatttctttccattaaaaaggAACAGCTTGGACTATGGGTTTAAGGCAGGAACATATATTTCATATGATCCTTACCTAGTTCTGGAAGTGGGAAACCCATTTAAGAGATACTTTTAGAGGCTAATTTAGTGTGAGATATAGAAGTTTAGGCTATGCTGGCAGATCCTTGGTTTCATTTCTTAGTTATTTCCATACAAGTTTACCTCTTTAGTTGGATTACATATACTTTCTGGCAGAGACCAAATcttattcttccttatttttctaagTGTGCCAAACCCTTTCCAGGAGACACTTGGAGCATTATCATTGTTCATGTTCCAAAAGAGCAAATCTTTCCTGGCAAACACAAAGGTACAACTGTTAAcatatgttcatatttttctttctcttttaaagctTCAGTCACCAATAGGTAGTCATGAAAAATACAACCTTTGTCCCTAAATTTGAAATTTCTGACTCACAACCTGACAGTATTTCATAATACACATCTCATGGGCTTTTGCAGACTTGATGGATCTTGGAGTCTTTCTGGAATATCTAGATATATCCTCCTGAAAGAGAACATGTCTTTATAACATGCCATTCTATAAATAGCTATATAATTATTAGCTATGAGCTAATAAGTGACTATTAGTCACTGTGGCATCCAGCTTCCTCCCTGACAAATGTAAAAGgagtctttattttattcaacACACACAGACTGAACCAATATAGTCTGGGTGTTTTCTAGATGCTGTGGACAAAACATCTAGTGAGCAACACAAGGCCTTTATAGTCAGGGAGCTTAGAATCTAGCATTGAGTAGAACAGGTAAAAATCACATATAAACCTAACTTAATAAGATCATCTTAGATAGTGATAGTCACATAAAAAGGGAACATGATAATATAACTGATAGATGGAGGGACCTACATCTAGTTTGTGTGGTCAGGAAAAATTATCTCTTAGGAGACACTTGCCCTGCGGCTGGATTTAGAATCCATTGAAAGATTTTATCTAAGGAAGTGAAATAACACAATTTACAGTTTCAAAAAATCAATCTGACTGCTGTGTAGAGAATGCCTTGAAGAAGTTTCAAGATTATAAGGAGAAAGACCAGTTGTTGCCTAACTCCAGGAGAGAGGTGGCCTGAGCCAGGATGATAGCAATGAAAGTACAGAAGAGATAGATTAtctacatttaacaaaatatgacAGGATTTTGAGGTGAgagaaatggatgaataaagaatagCTTCTATTATAGGAGTCTTGCTACCATTTTGTGAATTGGAGAAGACTCGGACAAATGTGTTTTGGGATATAAATCAATTCTACTTTGATCATGGTGAGTTTGAGATGCCTCCTAGATGATAGAGTTAAGTAGGCAATTGGTTATGCAATTCCTAAACTCAATCAAGAGATCAGAGTTGGAGACGAATATTTAGAAGTCATTGAAATTTTAGGCAGTATGTAAACCAGAGAGTGGATATTACCCAGAATGAAAGTGTAGATAGGGCAAAGCAGTGAAGGGGATGGAACTCCAGGGTATTCCAAATTTAGAGACCAAGTAGTAGAGGTGGAATGGGCAAACGAGAGGGGGAAAAAGTCTCTAGGCAGGCaggcagaaaacacagaaaatcatgTTACACAAAGGAAAGCGAGGGTCTGAATAAAGGAGGTGTATTCAACTTGAATGCTACCAAGAGGTTGAACGGTATAAACACAGACAAGTGGCCATTATATTTGACAACACAAAGGTGACCTTAAGAGGAGCAGTGTAGAACATAAGCCAACATGGAATGTGTTGTAACAGAGAGTATGAGTCATGAGGACAGTGAATAAACAATCACATTTTGAAGCAGGCTTTGTTCAAAGAGGAGAGATGTGTGACGGTAACTGAAGAGAAATGTAATTTCAGGGATggatatacacatacaaatacatgtatatatttatacatatagattttaaaatttttgttcatttttttaaagatgcgaAGTATTATTAGAGCATGGTCTtctttcctaaggaaaaaaaaggaatacacaaAAGACTGTAACAGTTAGCAATTTTTCTCTCATGTCCAAACATTCCCTTCAGTATACTCTCTGCAATAATGGACAGAATTCTCTGAAGCATGCCTCCTGTACAATGAGCACATTGTTTAGCTTTCTCAAGAGAGGGCACTGGAAAGACATTAGAGGAGGAAGGTGTTATCCTGCTATTTCCAGTGGCTACGCAGTGGGTTGGTGTTTTGGGTGTGGGACCATCTGCTGGAGCTCTTCCCCAGGCTTGCTCCCAGAACCTATCCATCATTTTATTGCCTTGCAGACTTGTTCTGAACTAGTGATAATCTACCCTGGCCTTTCCTACACAGAATATGATGCCACAAAACTTCCTCTCTACAAAGACCTCCTCCTTGTCTGGGCACCGATTACTTCTGCAGGTCTCCTGCACAGTTTGCCTGTGTTCCAGATCCCCCCCTGCTCTGCATGCCCATGCCTCTGCTTGCCACTCACCTGCACCCTGCCCACCATCACCTGTACCCAGAAAACACACAGAAGGTGTTTTCTGCTTGCCTAGCAACAGCCCATGAACTGTGGTCTGGGAAAACCAACAATCTCTGTTACTTTCACCAACAAGGTCTGACCCTCAGCCATGGGAGGATCCCTTCCAAGTTGCTCTTTCCTTGGATTCCCTCCCTCTACCCTAagagtaccatatgatttccttaTATATTACAGTCACTCCTTTACCAGAGTTTGATAATTCTCTAGATGGGACTTCCTCAGTTTAGTTCACTGTATCGTTTCTACCTTCTAATTGGATCCAAACTTATACAACAATGAGAGAGTCTAACTACAGGAATTCAGCACTAAGTGGTACTTAGAAAATACCagtttttgaaacattttccttgGAAAGGTCCccatatatgtaattaaaaaacacttaccttctcagtttcttctcagtataTTCTTTAACACCCTTGCCCCTTGACAATGGTTTCCCTTGGAAATATTcacctctttgtttctttcaggaGTAGTTTTCCATGTGTAACAATTCATTCTATCTAAAAGGCTGGGTGCCAgtcatttttaccttttcatCCCGTTGGAAGACCAACTTGCATTTCTGGGTACATACTCGGCAATCATCTCAGACAGGAAATGACCACATCTAATGTCAAGGAGGCATAGCAACAGTTACTTCTATGTTTATGATGATTCAGTTTTTGGAAGAACCAAAAGTGCAAACTTCTGAGAGCTGTTCTCAATGTATTGTCCTATCTGAGCTTACATTTCTCTTAGGATTTATATGTTACaaacatatttctctttcttttcgtAAAAAAATCTCCAGGTCTCATTCTAATTTTTAGTCTCTGTTCTAAAATTACAGCCCTCTGTGTGTTCTCTTTAAAAATCTGCCCTTTAACATGACCTCCAATACCTCTTATCCATTCTCACTTCACTTGAAGAGTGATTGTGGAAAATCACTTTATTAATAGAAAACAACACATGCTGTTCCAGGTTTCCATGGTTTCACAACTCTTGTTCATTCTGACCTTAGCAACTGGAACAGTCTATGGTGATGCCCGAGTTAAGGTAACCAGTCCTTCCCTCCCTTACACTCTCTTTTCTTGCTCTATTGCTCCTTCTATTTTTCCATCCCTCTACTGCCTTCCAAGTGTaatcagaataaaattcaaactccttgCCAAAGGCTACAGAGGCCATACATGATCGGGCTCCTGCTTTCCTCTGTAACTTCTCCCTCCATATTTCCTGCATTGCCAATACTCCAGGCATAATGATCCCTGTTCCTTAAATAAACCCAGCTCCATTATGTCTCTTGGGTTTTGCAATTGTCATTttttctgtccctactttctctCATGGATGCCTCATTTCCAGTATTTTGATCTTACTTGAAGTGCTTTCCCCTGAGAGGTCTTCTCTAACTCTACTTGTCACCTCCATCACCATCATGCCATCATTGTGCATTACATAACATTATATACTTTGTTTATACTACTTGAGCAGGTCGGAATTATTTTATATCTACATTATTCTTTCTTATAACGTAAATTCTTTCATGGCAGAGAATTCATTTGCCTTTGTGACCACTTTATGACTACAGACTAGAATAGTTCCTGGCGCATGATGGATAAAATTTTTGACCATCTGAATGTGTACTGGGCACTGAACTGTGAACCCTTGTTCCTGggcaaataagtaaaaatttattatCCTTTACCCAGAGGAAACTGGATAAATAGATTTATGATGTTTCTACTATAATTGTTCTTTCCTAGAAGCAGCAAGAGTAGGTCAGAGGCCCAGAAGTATGTGGGCATGGTTTGGAgtgaaaaattaaggaagaatatGCTGCCAGGTTGTTTTTATGATAATGATATTTCCCTTTCCAACTGAAattctatcattatttttttaaatgattttaaattttaaatttttaaatgatttaaatgattAAGTTTTGGGAAGGTCTGTTAAAATCCAAGTGAGAGATTAAAATGTTAAACCTCCATGTGTAGGTTACAGAAACCAATGTTTTGATTATTGGTTTTCAAACAGTTTTAAGTAGTGGAGCCTTTTCAAATCAAAACCGTCCCAGAAGTCCAGCACACATATAGGTCAACATGGCTGATATGCTGGCTGAAATGGCGTAGCAGAACTTGTATCCTGCCCACCAGGCACCTAAGTCCTGTTCCTCCAAGCAGTACCTGATGGACCACCTATAGCACCCAGATTTGTACAGAGCAAGGTTTGAAAATCACAAATCTTGGACCAACTCCTTTATTTGGGAAATAGGCCCAGAGAGCTGAAGTTATCCAAAGTTGTAAAATTACTGTTGACAAAAGGACTGCAGCTCAGCTTCTTGAATGCTAGGGCACTGTGCTTTCACCTGCTATTCTATATTCCTGGAGGATAAATTCTATCAAATCAGGTTAGCTCCTAGCAGTGGGAGTTCTTAAAAGGAGAGACAAGTCAAAGGATTTTAGTATCCAGGGGACCTCACTTGGAATTCTGCTCTTCTAGGACTGAGGACATGGTGAATTACCTCACAAGACTTCTCTTGCCACTTGGCAATCATCTTGAGTTGGTCTTTCATggtagaaaggagaaaatgggactttctccaaatattttatgactttattgCACTGAATGTCCATGAATCAGAAATTTTaaccatttctccacattcttgccattAGAAGTATTGACTTCCCATTTGTGAAGAGTGGCAGGACTCTTATCAAGAAGTGTAGGTCCCTTTCAtgagcattaaatttttttttctcttaagtagAAGCCCAATTAGAAAGAACTGATTTGGTTGAATTGGTGGTTTATGGATTAGCCATAGTGTAGATTATTTCATGCTGATTGGGAGTGCAGAGCCAAATACAGCATCTGACAGGACAGCGaacacttcataaatatttttaattaagtgaaTAAATTTCAGAGATGTTAGCTAGCAAATACAGTTTAACAATATATTAATTTGATTTCTGACTACAGATTGAGGCGGGTGGACACTATTTTGCTATATGCAATTGTTATATCAGGCATCAATGATGCCCACATAGAGATCTTGAAAAATGTCCTTAATGGCAAGATACTGGATGTAACCATGAAAATCACTAAATCTTTCCACATCAGTGTGCATCTCCCTGATGTTTTCTGCCTTGATGATAACCATAGTATCTGGGCTTCTCAGAAGATGACACTGAACAGCTTTGTGGACATTGAGGGCCCTTCAGATAAAAACATCAGTGCGGAAGGGTCTGAAATGCTGGCCCAGAGAAATAACAATGACAGTGTGTTTATCTCCTCCAGTTCTGTCAATGACTCTGGCAATGTACTCAATTTCTTTCACTGAATAGGTCAATGATCCAATCAAGGGATAACCATGTTTTTGCCACTGAATGTTGATATTCTCATCCAAGTCCACAGCAAGTTAGTGTTGCAATTTTCCAGCCTCAGGCAGATCCATTGACTTCAGTGCTGATGACAGGTAATCCCCAAAATGAAAGAAGTGTAAAATTATAAAGAtcataaagacagaagaaaaggttTGGTGTTTATCATAAGTTAATCATGACTGATTTATTACTGGTTCAGCTGAAAGAATAGCTTTGAAGACTGTTT is part of the Felis catus isolate Fca126 chromosome D1, F.catus_Fca126_mat1.0, whole genome shotgun sequence genome and harbors:
- the LOC101101250 gene encoding LOW QUALITY PROTEIN: NXPE family member 4 (The sequence of the model RefSeq protein was modified relative to this genomic sequence to represent the inferred CDS: substituted 4 bases at 4 genomic stop codons), whose product is MVMNKVIFRRSYLADSLAEKTVRMKKKCEFGMASTIPGGHVWKDTWNPVSCSLAPIKMKECLRGNFIYLMGDSTICQWMEYFKNSISTLKSMDLPEAGKLQHXLAVDLDENINIQWQKHGYPLIGSLTYSVKEIEYIARVIDRTGGDKHTVIVISLGQHFRPFRTDVFIXRALNVHKAVQCHLLRSPDTMVIIKAENIREMHTDVERFSDFHGYIQYLAIKDIFQDLYVGIIDAXYNNCIXQNSVHPPQSVVRNQINILLNCIC